One Catenulispora sp. GP43 genomic window, CCGCCACCACACCCCACCCACCATCCGGCACCACCCAGCCACAGCAACAAGATCAAACTAAGCTACGTGGCATTGCCGCCGGAGGCGCCCTTGACCTTGACTGTGGCTCTTGACTGTGGCAATAAACCCGACCACCTGCCCACACCACCGCCGCCCCCGCCCAACCCGACACACCACCGAGCCGCGCCACCAACGAATCCCGCAAACCATCCGCGAAGCCGTAAAAAGTCTCTAAACCACAAAACAAACCGCACCTGCCTACCCGCCCACCCACACACCAGTCAGAAGCGCCACAAAGTCACGGCCTTAACACCAGCGCGTCAAGTGGCCGTAATCCGTGGTAGGTAGGGATTCCGTCAGAGTCGGCTTCTATGCTCCCTGGTCATGGACATCGAAACATGGTGGAGCATCATCGAGCAGGCTCGCGCCTCGGTCGGCGATCGGGCCGACGACCGGGACCCACCTGACGACCCGTTGCCCGCCGCGCTGGTCGACACGCTCGCCACGCTGGAGCCGGCCGACATCATCGACTTCTGGGTGAAACACGTCGAGTTGACGGACTCCGCGGAGCGGTATCCGCTGCGGTGGGCCGCCTTCCTGATCGAGGGCAGCTTCTCGAACGACGGCTTCATGGACTTCCGTGACGGGCTGATGCTGCTCGGACAGGAGACGTTCAGCCGTGCCGTGGCCGATCCCGACTCGCTGGCCGATCTGCCGGTGGTCGTCAAGATGGGCCGCGACGAGGGTGGCTGGATCGGTTTCGAGTCGCTGGCTTACCCGATCAAGGACGCTTATCGAAAGGTCCGGGGCGAGACCGACACGTTCAATGCGGCGTTGGAGGCCGCAGCCAAAGGTATGACGCGTCCCGAACTGCCGAGCGGCGACAACTGGGATCCGGAGGACGACGACGCGATGCGGCACCACCTTCCCCGCCTCGCGGCCCTCTTCCTGGACTGAGAGAAGGCGAGAGGCAGATCCTGGAAGCGGCCACGTCCGGGCATCGCCAAAAACTCGGTGGCGGCAGCCCTCGAAGAGATCGTCGACACGGTCTTCCTTCCCCCTGGTGCGCTGAGTGCGGCAGCACCGAACCGCGCACGACGTCCCCCTGGGACAAACCACGGTAACTCCCGAGCTCATCAATATGGCGCTCGGCGAGGTGGTCATCACGGCGGTGGATGCCGTGCTGGGGCCGTCGAGCTGACGTCCGCGGCGAGCCGGTGCCACACCGCGAATACCCATGGGACGCCGAGCAGCAGTACGAGGACCACACCGAGCAGTACGGGTGCCGGCCGCGCGGCAGCCAGGGCGAGGCACGCGAGTGCCACGGCGCCGCAAAGCCTGGCAAGCGTCCGGTAGAAGTTGCGGTCGTCCCGCCAGGCCTGCAGGCTTGCGGCGACCAGCATGGTCGCGCAGAGCGCGATGGCGGTGCCCGCGCACAAGACCCATGCTGTCGCCGCCGGAGTGCGACCATCATGTGCGTGCGCGATCAGGCTGACCATCGCGGTGCCCATAGCGGCGATGGCGGCGGTGAGGGGCAGGTGGGCCAGCAGCCATTGCAGGTTCGCCCGCGAAGTCGATCTCGGCTCGCGGTGTCCGGCGAAGTCGAAGTAGGTCCACCAGGCGCCGAAGCCGACCACGACGGCGACCAGGCCGACGGTGAGGGTGAGTGCGCTGATCGGGCGGTTGGACAGGCCGCCGGCCACGTTCGTGAGCGTTTCGCCGAGCACGATGATCGTGATGAGCCCGAACCGTTCGATGAGCGCGTCGGTGATGGTCAGGGCGGAGGCCTCCTCGGGCAGCGCGGTGATGGCCAGGGCGCCGAACGCGGTCAGGTACGCGATATCGATCAGGCCCCAGGACCACACGCGGGCGCCGGGCGGCAGGAGGGCGGACCCGGCCAGCAGTACGGCGCACGCCGCCGTGGCGGACACGAACAGCAGGCTGGACCGGCGGTATTCGGGGCTGTCGCCCCGGCCGGCCAGCAGCCAGAGCATCGCCAGCACGGCGAATAGCGCTGCCGAGGCGATGGCGAAGCCCGCGCCGCGCGCGCCGCTCGCGTCCGGGATCATGGCGCCCATGGTGACCAGGAGCAGGATCTGGAGCAGGAACGTGCTGCGGGCGCGGGCGTCCTCGTGGCCGTGGAGCTCGTGGTGGAGGCTGCCGTTGACCCAGGCGATCCACACGAGTGTGAACACCGCG contains:
- a CDS encoding low temperature requirement protein A encodes the protein MTPRERWALLRRHLWQPPRPHGEQPRDRVVGPLELFYDLAVVVLVAQAAHHLAGHLTWGRLGEFTAVFTLVWIAWVNGSLHHELHGHEDARARSTFLLQILLLVTMGAMIPDASGARGAGFAIASAALFAVLAMLWLLAGRGDSPEYRRSSLLFVSATAACAVLLAGSALLPPGARVWSWGLIDIAYLTAFGALAITALPEEASALTITDALIERFGLITIIVLGETLTNVAGGLSNRPISALTLTVGLVAVVVGFGAWWTYFDFAGHREPRSTSRANLQWLLAHLPLTAAIAAMGTAMVSLIAHAHDGRTPAATAWVLCAGTAIALCATMLVAASLQAWRDDRNFYRTLARLCGAVALACLALAAARPAPVLLGVVLVLLLGVPWVFAVWHRLAADVSSTAPARHPPP
- a CDS encoding DUF4240 domain-containing protein; protein product: MDIETWWSIIEQARASVGDRADDRDPPDDPLPAALVDTLATLEPADIIDFWVKHVELTDSAERYPLRWAAFLIEGSFSNDGFMDFRDGLMLLGQETFSRAVADPDSLADLPVVVKMGRDEGGWIGFESLAYPIKDAYRKVRGETDTFNAALEAAAKGMTRPELPSGDNWDPEDDDAMRHHLPRLAALFLD